The Suncus etruscus isolate mSunEtr1 chromosome 7, mSunEtr1.pri.cur, whole genome shotgun sequence genome includes a window with the following:
- the TADA1 gene encoding transcriptional adapter 1, whose product MATFVSELEAAKKNLSEALGDNVKQYWANLKLWFKQKISKEEFDLEAHRLLTQDNVHSHNDFLLAILTRCQILVSTPEGAGSLPWTGGSATKPGKPKGKKKLSSVRQKFDHRFQPQNPLSGAQQFVAKDPQDEDDLKLCSHTMLLPTRGQLEGRMIVTAYEHGLDNVTEDAVSAVVYAVENHLKDILASVVSRRKAFRLRDGHFKYAFGSNITPQPYLKNSVVAYNSLMESTPALSGPCVGQNPMSQPPPDDAEQQAALLLACSGDTLPASLPPINMYDLFEALQVHRQVIPTHTVYALNIERIITKLWHPTHEELQQDQVHRQRLAAREEAPLC is encoded by the exons ATGGCGACCTTTGTGAGTGAACTGGAGGCGGCCAAGAAGAACCTGAGCGAAGCCCTGGGAGACAACGTCAAACA ATACTGGGCCAACCTGAAGTTATGGTTCAAGCAGAAGATCAGCAAAGAAGAGTTTGACCTGGAGGCTCACCGGCTTCTCACCCAGGATAATG TCCATTCCCACAACGATTTCCTGCTGGCCATCCTCACACGATGTCAGATTTTGGTGTCTACACCAG AGGGTGCTGGATCTTTGCCGTGGACTGGAGGTTCTGCGACCAAACCAGGAAAACCCAAAGGCAAAAAGAAACTCTCTTCTGTCCGGCAGAAGTTTGAT CATAGATTCCAGCCACAGAACCCCCTGTCGGGGGCACAGCAGTTTGTGGCCAAGGACCCCCAAGATGAAGATGACTTGAAGCTTTGCTCCCACACGATGCTACTGCCCACGCGGGGCCAGCTGGAGGGGCGGATGATTGTGACAGCCTACGAGCACGGGCTGGACAACGTCACAGAGGACGCTGTCTCAGCCGTGGTCTACGCTGTGGAG AACCACCTGAAGGACATCCTGGCATCGGTGGTGTCAAGAAGAAAAGCCTTCCGCCTACGGGATGGCCACTTCAAGTACGCCTTTGGCAGCAACATCACACCACAGCCCTATCTGAAGAATAGCGTGGTGGCCTACAACAGCCTGATGGAGAG CACCCCAGCCTTGTCTGGGCCCTGTGTGGGCCAGAACCCCATGTCCCAGCCGCCCCCCGATGACGCCGAGCAGCAGGCAGCGCTCCTTCTGGCCTGCTCTGGGGACACGCTCCCTGCCTCGCTGCCTCCCATCAACATGTACGACTTGTTCGAGGCACTGCAG GTGCACCGGCAGGTGATCCCCACACACACTGTGTACGCCCTAAACATTGAGCGGATCATCACCAAGCTCTGGCACCCGACACATGAGGAGCTACAGCAGGACCAAGTGCATCGGCAGCGCCTGGCAGCAAGAGAGGAGGCGCCACTGTGCTGA